In a genomic window of Rhinolophus ferrumequinum isolate MPI-CBG mRhiFer1 chromosome 2, mRhiFer1_v1.p, whole genome shotgun sequence:
- the RWDD2B gene encoding RWD domain-containing protein 2B yields MLEIQQAEAQLSELDLLASMFPGESEFIVNDQLALAELKDCVEKSTMEGRSSKVYFTINMNLHISEEAMAMFSLACILPFKYPAVLPEITVRSVVLSRSQQTQLNTDLTTYLQKNCLGDVCILNATDWVRERASGYVSRDTTPSLAPGSTIQPIDLILTRLWIYSHHIYNKCKRKDILEWAKELSLSGFSMPGKPGVVCVEGPQSACEEFWSRLRKLNWKRILIRHREDIPFDGTNDEMERQRKFSVFEEKVFSVNGARGNHMDFGQLYQFLNAKGCGDVFQMLFGVEGQ; encoded by the exons ATGCTTGAGATTCAACAGGCTGAGGCCCAGCTCTCCGAGTTAGACCTGCTAGCCAGTATGTTCCCTGGTGAGAGTGAGTTCATAGTGAATGACCAGCTGGCTTTAGCAGAACTGAAAGATTGTGTTGAAAAGAGCACAATGGAGGGGCGATCTTCAAAAGTTTACTTTACTATCAATATGAACCTGCACATATCTGAGGAAGCAATG GCGATGTTTTCTCTGGCCTGTATTCTTCCCTTTAAATACCCTGCAGTTCTGCCTGAAATTACTGTCAG ATCAGTAGTATTAAGTAGATCCCAGCAGACTCAGCTGAACACAGATCTGACCACATACCTGCAAAAGAATTGTCTTGGAGACGTCTGTATATtgaatgccacagactgggttaGAGAACGTGCCTCTGGCTATGTCAGCAGAGACACCACCCCTTCCCTTGCTCCAGGAAGTACAATCCAGCCGATCGATCTCATTCTCACGAGACTCTGGATCTATAGCCATCACATCTAcaacaaatgcaaaagaaaggATATTCTAGAGTGGGCGAAGGAGCTTTCCCTGTCTGGGTTCAGCATGCCTGGGAAACCTGGTGTTGTTTGTGTGGAAGGCCCGCAAAGTGCTTGTGAAGAATTCTGGTCAAG actCAGAAAATTAAACTGGAAGAGAATTTTGATTCGCCATCGAGAAGATATTCCCTTTGATGGTACAAatgatgaaatggaaagacaaagaaaattttcagtttttgaagaaAAAGTGTTCAGTGTTAATGGAGCCAGAGGAAACCACATGGACTTTGGTCAACTGTATCAGTTTTTAAATGCCAAGGGATGTGGGGATGTTTTCCAGATGCTCTTCGGGGTAGAAGGACAATGA